A section of the Streptomyces sp. CG1 genome encodes:
- a CDS encoding LCP family protein — MASAAVLLASGVTWATYSWINGGLNTSDALDAANKGAPRHLDNSVNLLLIGLDSRKDMNGNDLPRQFVQDQLHAGSSDIGYYNTNTLILMHIPADGGKVTAFSVPRDDYVQTFNGDGSVQGHYKIKEAYANAYTSVHDRLSAQGVKGSDLEAQSREAGREATLVTMQKFLDVPVDHFAEVNLLGFYDIAKVLQPIQVCLKHPVHDRYSGANFPAGLHELNPKQALAFVRQRHGLPMGDLDRTHRQQAFLSSVTHKLKTDGVFGDLGKLQGLFGVVKKDLVIDSKLNVLDFAQQATNLTGGKVEFHTLPIAGFGHRNNEEVNLVDPERVRAIVQAMIGHDASASPSAGAEAGKPSPAVSAAPATVDVLNGSGRTGAAAAELRALAALGYTAGRTSNAATQPSAMIAYGSGAQAAAQQIADRLGAAAPVAAPSVPAGRVQITLGTDFTPPATTSAGPSGSTQATTPASEPSPVPSTAFAGDSVKMGGIPCVN, encoded by the coding sequence GTGGCGTCGGCGGCAGTTCTGCTGGCCAGTGGGGTCACCTGGGCCACGTACTCCTGGATCAACGGCGGCCTGAACACCTCTGATGCGCTGGACGCGGCCAACAAGGGGGCTCCTCGGCATCTGGACAACTCGGTGAATCTGCTGCTGATCGGCCTGGACTCGCGCAAGGACATGAACGGCAACGATCTGCCGAGGCAGTTCGTGCAGGACCAGTTGCACGCCGGATCGAGCGACATCGGGTACTACAACACCAACACGCTGATCCTGATGCACATCCCGGCCGACGGCGGGAAGGTCACGGCGTTCTCCGTCCCGCGTGACGACTACGTCCAGACGTTCAACGGCGACGGATCCGTCCAGGGCCACTACAAGATCAAGGAAGCCTATGCCAACGCCTACACCAGCGTGCACGACCGGCTGAGCGCGCAGGGTGTCAAAGGCTCTGACCTGGAAGCGCAGAGCAGGGAGGCCGGGCGGGAAGCCACCCTGGTCACGATGCAGAAGTTCCTCGATGTGCCCGTCGACCACTTCGCCGAGGTCAATCTTCTGGGCTTCTACGACATCGCCAAGGTCCTCCAGCCGATCCAGGTCTGCCTCAAGCACCCGGTGCACGACAGGTACTCCGGCGCCAACTTCCCCGCCGGGCTGCACGAGTTGAACCCCAAACAGGCCCTGGCCTTCGTACGCCAGCGCCACGGGCTCCCCATGGGCGACCTCGACCGCACCCACCGCCAGCAGGCGTTCTTGTCCTCCGTCACGCACAAGCTGAAGACCGACGGGGTGTTCGGCGATCTCGGCAAGCTCCAGGGCCTGTTCGGCGTCGTGAAGAAGGACCTGGTCATCGACAGCAAGCTGAACGTGCTGGACTTCGCCCAGCAGGCCACCAACCTCACCGGCGGGAAGGTGGAGTTCCACACCCTGCCGATCGCCGGTTTCGGCCACCGCAACAACGAGGAGGTCAACCTCGTCGATCCCGAGCGGGTAAGGGCGATCGTCCAGGCGATGATCGGACATGATGCGTCCGCCTCGCCCAGCGCCGGCGCGGAGGCCGGGAAGCCGTCCCCGGCCGTGTCTGCAGCCCCCGCCACCGTGGATGTCCTCAACGGCTCCGGCAGAACCGGCGCCGCCGCAGCGGAACTCAGAGCCCTTGCGGCCCTGGGCTACACAGCCGGGCGAACGTCCAACGCTGCCACCCAGCCGAGCGCAATGATCGCCTACGGCTCCGGCGCGCAGGCGGCGGCCCAGCAGATCGCCGACCGCCTGGGCGCTGCGGCACCCGTCGCCGCCCCCTCCGTCCCGGCCGGCCGAGTCCAGATCACCCTCGGCACGGACTTCACCCCGCCCGCCACGACCTCGGCCGGGCCCTCCGGATCCACGCAGGCCACGACACCGGCGAGCGAGCCCTCGCCCGTCCCCTCGACGGCCTTCGCGGGCGACTCGGTGAAGATGGGCGGCATCCCCTGCGTCAACTGA
- a CDS encoding DNA polymerase III subunit gamma and tau, which yields MSSLALYRRYRPETFAEVIGQEHVTDPLQQALRNNRVNHAYLFSGPRGCGKTTSARILARCLNCEQGPTPTPCGECQSCRDLARNGPGSIDVIEIDAASHGGVDDARELREKAFFGPAGSRYKIYIIDEAHMVTSAGFNALLKVVEEPPEHLKFIFATTEPEKVIGTIRSRTHHYPFRLVPPGTLRDYLAEVCGQENIPVEEGVLPLVVRAGAGSVRDSMSVMDQLLAGAGAEGVTYAMATALLGYTDGSLLDSVVEAFATGDGAAAFEVVDRVIEGGNDPRRFVADLLERLRDLVILAAVPDAVDKGLIDAPADVLERMQAQASTFGAADLSRAADLVNEGLTEMRGATSPRLQLELICARVLLPAAYGDERSVMARLDRLERGVNFSGGAGTPAMGYVPGPEAHPGAAPVPPGGGPAAARAAVRASNGPGGAGGPGAAGPGAGGPGAGIPGAGEPGVGGSDVGGGPAPAAPAPTVPASPTAPTAPTAPSAPAPAPASAPAAAASATPAAPAAQAPVPPSAPAPAGSTAAPGAWPTAASAGSGRRPGGWPTAAAPAGGQPAQPQHQAGPAPTAATAPPAPAPAAAPPAGGLDPRMLWPNILEAVKNRRRFTWILLSQNAQVAGFDGTTLQLGFVNAGARDNFAGSGSEDVLRAALAEQFNVQWKIEAVVDPSGGGSAPPSAGGSGFGGGGGYGGSPAAGSGGYGAPAAPRPAAPQPVAPQPPAPARPGPAAAPSTPNPPAPQRTTAPEDDIPEDDDPDLDESALSGHELIVRELGATVVEEFSNE from the coding sequence GTGTCGTCTCTCGCGCTGTACCGCCGCTATCGCCCGGAGACCTTTGCCGAGGTCATCGGGCAGGAGCATGTCACCGACCCGCTGCAGCAGGCGCTGCGGAACAACCGGGTCAATCACGCGTACCTGTTCAGCGGTCCGCGCGGCTGCGGCAAGACGACCAGCGCGCGCATCCTCGCCCGCTGTCTGAACTGTGAGCAAGGTCCCACTCCGACCCCGTGCGGCGAGTGCCAGTCCTGCCGGGACCTGGCCAGGAACGGCCCGGGGTCCATCGACGTCATCGAGATCGACGCGGCTTCGCACGGTGGTGTGGACGACGCCCGTGAGCTGCGCGAGAAGGCCTTCTTCGGCCCCGCCGGCAGCCGGTACAAGATCTACATCATCGACGAGGCCCACATGGTCACGTCGGCCGGCTTCAACGCACTGCTGAAGGTCGTCGAGGAGCCGCCGGAGCACCTCAAGTTCATCTTCGCCACGACCGAGCCCGAGAAGGTCATCGGCACCATCCGGTCGCGTACGCATCACTACCCCTTCCGGCTCGTCCCGCCGGGTACCCTGCGGGACTATCTCGCCGAGGTGTGCGGGCAGGAGAACATCCCCGTCGAAGAGGGCGTACTCCCGCTCGTCGTGCGTGCGGGCGCCGGGTCCGTGCGTGACTCCATGTCCGTCATGGACCAGCTCCTCGCAGGCGCAGGCGCGGAGGGTGTGACGTATGCCATGGCCACCGCCCTCCTCGGCTACACCGACGGCTCTCTTCTCGACTCCGTCGTCGAGGCTTTCGCCACCGGTGACGGTGCCGCGGCCTTCGAGGTCGTCGACCGCGTCATCGAGGGCGGAAACGACCCGCGCCGCTTCGTCGCCGACCTGCTGGAGCGGCTGCGCGACCTGGTGATCCTCGCCGCTGTTCCGGACGCCGTGGACAAGGGGCTCATCGACGCCCCGGCCGACGTCCTGGAGCGTATGCAGGCCCAGGCCTCCACCTTCGGCGCCGCCGACCTGAGCCGCGCCGCCGACCTCGTCAACGAGGGCCTCACGGAGATGCGTGGCGCCACCTCGCCCCGCCTCCAGCTGGAACTGATCTGCGCCCGCGTGCTGCTCCCCGCCGCCTACGGCGACGAGCGCTCGGTGATGGCCCGCCTGGACCGCCTCGAGCGCGGTGTCAACTTCTCGGGCGGCGCCGGCACCCCGGCCATGGGGTACGTCCCCGGCCCCGAGGCCCACCCCGGCGCCGCCCCCGTCCCACCGGGCGGCGGCCCGGCCGCAGCTCGGGCGGCCGTGCGTGCGTCCAACGGTCCGGGAGGGGCGGGGGGTCCGGGGGCCGCTGGTCCTGGTGCCGGCGGTCCGGGGGCAGGTATTCCTGGTGCCGGCGAGCCTGGTGTCGGTGGTTCCGATGTCGGCGGTGGTCCGGCTCCGGCTGCCCCCGCGCCTACGGTTCCTGCGTCCCCCACAGCTCCTACGGCCCCCACGGCTCCGTCGGCGCCCGCACCGGCCCCGGCCTCGGCCCCGGCAGCGGCTGCCTCCGCCACCCCGGCGGCCCCCGCCGCCCAGGCTCCGGTGCCGCCGTCCGCCCCGGCCCCGGCGGGTTCCACCGCCGCTCCCGGCGCCTGGCCCACCGCCGCTTCCGCCGGAAGCGGTCGGCGCCCGGGCGGCTGGCCCACGGCCGCCGCTCCGGCGGGCGGACAGCCCGCCCAGCCGCAGCACCAAGCGGGCCCCGCGCCGACGGCCGCCACGGCTCCGCCGGCCCCCGCACCGGCCGCAGCCCCCCCGGCCGGTGGCCTCGACCCCCGCATGCTCTGGCCGAACATCCTGGAGGCCGTCAAGAACCGCCGCCGCTTCACCTGGATCCTGCTCAGCCAGAACGCCCAGGTGGCCGGCTTCGACGGCACCACCCTCCAGCTCGGCTTCGTGAACGCCGGTGCCCGTGACAACTTCGCCGGCAGCGGCAGCGAGGACGTGCTGCGGGCGGCGCTGGCCGAGCAGTTCAACGTGCAGTGGAAGATCGAGGCGGTCGTCGACCCGTCCGGCGGCGGATCCGCACCCCCGTCCGCGGGCGGCTCGGGCTTCGGCGGCGGTGGTGGGTACGGCGGCTCGCCCGCCGCGGGCAGCGGTGGTTACGGCGCCCCGGCGGCCCCCCGCCCCGCGGCTCCCCAGCCGGTCGCCCCGCAGCCCCCCGCGCCCGCGCGGCCCGGCCCCGCAGCGGCTCCGTCGACGCCCAACCCTCCCGCGCCGCAGCGCACCACCGCCCCCGAGGACGACATCCCCGAGGACGACGACCCGGACCTGGACGAGTCGGCCCTCTCCGGCCACGAACTGATCGTGCGGGAACTGGGCGCGACGGTGGTGGAGGAGTTCTCGAACGAGTAG
- the purD gene encoding phosphoribosylamine--glycine ligase produces MKVLVLGSGAREHALCRSLSLDPDVTALHCAPGNAGIAEVAELRPVDALDGKAVAELAAGLGADLVVVGPEAPLVAGVADAVRAAGIPVFGPSQEAARLEGSKAFAKDVMAAAGVPTARSYVCTTAEEVAEALDAFGAPFVVKDDGLAAGKGVVVTDDLEAAKAHAAGCERVVIEEFLDGPEVSLFAITDGETVVPLQPAQDFKRALDGDEGPNTGGMGAYSPLPWAEPKLVEEVLETVLQPTVDELHRRGAPFSGLLYAGLAITSRGVRVIEFNARFGDPETQVVLARLKTPLAGVLLAAANGTLADLPPLRWSEDAAVTVVVASHNYPGTPRTGDPITGLDEVAAEDAPHAYVLHAGTKWNGDAVVSAGGRVLSVTATGEDLTEARERAYRAVGRIRLDGSQHRTDIAAQAAQAAQATA; encoded by the coding sequence GTGAAGGTCCTCGTCCTCGGCAGCGGCGCCCGCGAACACGCCCTGTGCCGCTCCCTGTCCCTCGACCCCGACGTCACCGCGCTGCACTGCGCCCCCGGCAATGCCGGCATCGCCGAGGTCGCCGAGCTGCGCCCGGTCGACGCGCTCGACGGCAAGGCGGTGGCAGAGCTGGCCGCAGGCCTGGGTGCCGACCTGGTCGTCGTAGGCCCGGAGGCCCCGCTGGTCGCCGGTGTGGCCGACGCCGTCCGTGCCGCGGGCATCCCGGTGTTCGGCCCGTCGCAGGAGGCCGCGCGGCTGGAGGGCTCCAAGGCCTTCGCCAAGGACGTCATGGCGGCGGCCGGGGTGCCGACCGCCCGTTCCTACGTGTGCACGACGGCCGAGGAGGTCGCCGAGGCCCTCGACGCCTTCGGCGCCCCCTTCGTCGTCAAGGACGACGGCCTCGCCGCAGGCAAGGGTGTCGTCGTCACCGATGACCTCGAGGCCGCCAAGGCGCACGCCGCCGGCTGTGAGCGGGTCGTCATCGAGGAGTTCCTCGACGGCCCCGAGGTGTCCCTCTTCGCGATCACCGACGGGGAGACGGTCGTACCGCTCCAGCCCGCCCAGGACTTCAAGCGCGCCCTGGACGGCGACGAGGGCCCGAACACCGGCGGTATGGGCGCCTACTCGCCGCTGCCGTGGGCCGAGCCGAAGCTGGTCGAGGAGGTGCTGGAGACGGTCCTGCAGCCGACCGTGGACGAGCTGCACCGGCGCGGCGCCCCGTTCTCCGGTCTGCTCTACGCCGGTCTGGCGATCACCAGCCGTGGGGTCAGGGTGATCGAGTTCAACGCCCGCTTCGGCGACCCGGAGACCCAGGTCGTACTGGCCCGGCTGAAGACCCCGCTGGCCGGCGTCCTGCTCGCCGCCGCGAACGGCACCCTCGCCGATCTGCCGCCCCTGCGCTGGAGCGAGGACGCGGCCGTCACCGTCGTCGTCGCCTCGCACAACTACCCCGGCACCCCCCGCACCGGTGACCCCATCACCGGTCTGGACGAGGTGGCCGCCGAGGACGCCCCGCACGCGTACGTTCTGCACGCGGGCACGAAGTGGAACGGCGACGCGGTCGTCAGCGCGGGCGGGCGGGTGCTGTCCGTCACGGCCACCGGCGAGGACCTGACCGAGGCGCGCGAGCGGGCGTACCGGGCGGTGGGCCGGATCCGTCTCGACGGCTCCCAGCACCGCACCGACATCGCCGCGCAGGCCGCGCAGGCCGCGCAGGCAACCGCCTGA
- a CDS encoding LCP family protein, giving the protein MNGWPGGWTEDGEPEGSRVMPQVGRPRDGYAPQARRYSGAPQGSPAEPLLPPELSPRGAAARGGVPQQVRGDGDGTYRAGRRVGSGRRKSWRRRIGYGVLALVVVLLVTSVGTYFWADSKLARTIDLGALANRPPQDQGTNYLIAGSDNRGNLTHAQQQALHVGSDDEGQFGNSDTMMVLHVGSNGDTLLSLPRDSYVTIPAFTGQTGKHYPASKHKLNVAFSWGGGQLLAQTVEYNTGLHIDHYAEIGFGGFVNLVNTLGGVNLCLDKPIKDKDSGSDFKAGCQEFNGAQSLAFVRERHQEANQDLGREKHQQQFLHAVAQQTATPGTLLNPFKLYPVLGAGLETLSVDKGMSLYDLAKLALAMKDVSGGQGTSTVVPVANPNYPTADGDSLLWNQTEAKVLFNKLQNDEPVAG; this is encoded by the coding sequence ATGAACGGATGGCCAGGAGGCTGGACCGAGGATGGCGAGCCGGAAGGCTCTCGTGTGATGCCGCAGGTGGGGAGGCCGCGGGACGGATACGCACCGCAGGCGCGGCGGTACTCCGGTGCGCCGCAGGGCTCCCCCGCCGAGCCGCTCCTGCCGCCTGAGCTGTCGCCGCGCGGGGCGGCGGCGCGCGGTGGCGTACCGCAGCAGGTGCGAGGCGACGGCGACGGTACGTACCGGGCGGGCCGCCGGGTGGGTTCGGGCCGCCGGAAGAGCTGGCGCAGGCGGATCGGGTACGGCGTGCTGGCGCTGGTGGTTGTGCTGCTGGTCACGTCGGTGGGGACGTATTTCTGGGCGGACAGCAAGCTGGCCCGGACGATCGATCTTGGCGCGCTGGCGAACCGTCCGCCGCAGGACCAGGGTACGAACTATCTGATCGCGGGTTCCGACAATCGCGGCAACCTCACGCACGCGCAGCAGCAGGCGCTGCATGTCGGCAGCGACGACGAGGGGCAGTTCGGCAACAGCGACACGATGATGGTCCTGCACGTGGGGTCGAACGGGGACACGCTGCTGAGCCTGCCGCGGGACAGCTATGTGACGATCCCGGCGTTCACCGGGCAGACGGGCAAGCACTATCCGGCGTCGAAGCACAAGCTGAACGTGGCGTTCTCGTGGGGCGGCGGGCAGTTGCTCGCGCAGACGGTGGAGTACAACACGGGCCTGCACATCGATCACTACGCGGAGATCGGCTTCGGCGGGTTCGTGAACCTGGTGAACACGCTGGGCGGGGTGAACCTGTGCCTGGACAAGCCGATCAAGGACAAGGACTCGGGCTCGGACTTCAAGGCGGGCTGCCAGGAGTTCAACGGGGCGCAGTCGCTGGCGTTCGTCAGGGAGCGGCACCAGGAGGCGAACCAGGACCTGGGCCGGGAGAAGCACCAGCAGCAGTTCCTGCACGCGGTCGCCCAGCAGACGGCGACTCCGGGGACGTTGCTGAACCCGTTCAAGCTGTACCCCGTCCTGGGTGCGGGGTTGGAGACGTTGAGCGTCGACAAGGGCATGAGCCTGTACGACCTGGCGAAGCTGGCGCTCGCCATGAAGGACGTCTCCGGCGGCCAGGGCACTTCGACAGTCGTCCCGGTCGCCAACCCCAACTACCCAACGGCAGACGGCGATTCCCTCCTGTGGAACCAGACCGAAGCCAAGGTCCTCTTCAACAAGCTCCAAAACGACGAACCCGTGGCCGGCTAG
- a CDS encoding phosphoribosylaminoimidazolesuccinocarboxamide synthase — translation MSGFVEKPEPIQVPGLVHLHTGKVRELYQNEAGDLVMVASDRMSAYDWVLPTEIPDKGRVLTQLSLWWFDQLRDLVPNHVISTEVPEGAPADWAGRTLVCRSLRMVPVECVARGYLTGSGLLEYNESRTVCGLALPEGLVDGSELPAPIFTPATKAEVGEHDENVSYEEVARQVGAETAAQLRQATLAVYARARDVARDRGIILADTKFEFGFDGETLVLADEVLTPDSSRFWPADLWEPGRAQPSYDKQFVRNWLTSAASGWDRRSEQPPPALPDEVVQQTRQKYVEAYERLTGLSWS, via the coding sequence GTGTCCGGATTCGTAGAAAAGCCCGAGCCGATCCAGGTTCCGGGCCTGGTGCACCTGCACACCGGAAAGGTGCGCGAGCTGTACCAGAACGAGGCGGGCGACCTCGTGATGGTCGCCAGCGACCGTATGTCCGCCTACGACTGGGTGCTGCCCACGGAGATCCCCGACAAGGGCCGCGTCCTCACCCAGCTCTCCCTGTGGTGGTTCGACCAGCTGCGGGATCTGGTCCCGAACCACGTCATCAGCACCGAGGTCCCCGAGGGCGCCCCCGCCGACTGGGCGGGCCGCACGCTGGTCTGCAGGTCCCTGAGGATGGTCCCGGTCGAGTGCGTGGCGCGCGGCTACCTCACGGGCTCGGGCCTGCTGGAGTACAACGAGTCCCGTACGGTCTGCGGCCTCGCCCTCCCCGAAGGCCTCGTCGACGGATCGGAACTCCCCGCCCCGATCTTCACCCCGGCCACCAAGGCCGAGGTCGGCGAGCACGACGAGAACGTCTCCTACGAGGAGGTCGCCCGCCAGGTCGGCGCCGAGACCGCCGCCCAGCTGCGCCAGGCCACCCTCGCCGTGTACGCGCGCGCCCGGGACGTCGCCCGGGACCGGGGGATCATCCTGGCCGACACCAAGTTCGAGTTCGGCTTCGACGGCGAGACGCTCGTCCTCGCCGACGAGGTCCTCACCCCGGACTCCTCCCGTTTCTGGCCGGCCGACCTGTGGGAGCCGGGCCGCGCCCAGCCGTCGTACGACAAGCAGTTCGTCCGGAACTGGCTGACCTCGGCGGCCTCGGGCTGGGACCGCAGGAGCGAGCAGCCCCCGCCGGCGCTGCCGGACGAGGTGGTCCAGCAGACCCGGCAGAAGTACGTCGAGGCGTACGAGCGCCTGACGGGCCTGAGCTGGAGCTAG
- a CDS encoding ArsR/SmtB family transcription factor, producing the protein MTVDVGGLQDLPSEVLAQATTAFGLLAARSRLHIMWALSQGESDVTGLAGRMDMALPAVSQHLAKLKLAGLVAARPEGRRQVYYVDDPDIAATIGAMIALLAARAEQRPLQPLSPLEFTLGRLDRKAAWRSPATAAD; encoded by the coding sequence ATGACGGTTGACGTCGGTGGCCTTCAGGACCTTCCCTCCGAAGTGCTAGCGCAGGCAACCACCGCGTTCGGGCTGCTTGCCGCACGGTCCAGACTGCACATCATGTGGGCTTTGTCCCAGGGTGAGAGCGATGTCACCGGCCTGGCCGGCCGGATGGACATGGCACTGCCCGCGGTCAGCCAGCACCTGGCGAAGCTCAAGCTCGCCGGTCTGGTCGCCGCCCGCCCCGAGGGCCGGCGGCAGGTCTACTACGTTGATGACCCCGACATTGCCGCCACCATCGGCGCGATGATCGCACTGCTGGCCGCGCGGGCAGAACAGAGACCACTTCAGCCGTTGTCACCGCTGGAATTCACCCTGGGGAGACTGGACCGTAAGGCGGCATGGCGTTCGCCTGCTACGGCAGCGGACTGA
- a CDS encoding DUF6542 domain-containing protein, with protein sequence MRVGPGPPRRVSGFGQGMRMTGQRAGAVGVDTYLSRSGVRSSATSRGARGVPGPRARGAASSRHRAGGRPARSGRPGLLAWGLPVVGAVVDELLGSTPGWAFMITAVLAGAVAARACSRAGAWWVVCAPPLVVMAVAVVTEQVAGAGSGKTLATSAVHWAVDAFPAMAGAELAVIAVLAVRMIRSRRSRRVSGA encoded by the coding sequence ATGCGAGTCGGGCCCGGTCCACCACGACGCGTCAGCGGATTCGGACAAGGAATGCGGATGACAGGTCAGCGCGCCGGCGCTGTGGGCGTGGACACGTATCTCTCCCGCAGCGGCGTGAGATCTTCTGCGACATCCCGCGGAGCACGCGGTGTGCCAGGCCCGCGGGCCCGTGGGGCAGCGTCGTCACGCCACAGAGCGGGCGGGCGCCCGGCGAGGTCTGGTCGGCCGGGACTGCTGGCCTGGGGTCTGCCGGTCGTCGGCGCCGTCGTGGATGAGCTGCTCGGATCGACGCCGGGATGGGCGTTCATGATCACCGCGGTGCTCGCGGGGGCCGTGGCCGCGCGGGCGTGTTCCCGGGCCGGTGCCTGGTGGGTGGTGTGCGCGCCTCCGCTGGTGGTGATGGCGGTCGCCGTCGTCACCGAGCAGGTCGCGGGTGCAGGATCCGGCAAGACGCTGGCCACGTCGGCTGTGCACTGGGCCGTCGACGCCTTCCCGGCGATGGCGGGGGCCGAGCTCGCGGTGATCGCTGTGCTGGCGGTGCGCATGATCCGGTCCCGGCGGAGCAGGAGGGTCAGCGGTGCCTGA
- a CDS encoding N,N-dimethylformamidase beta subunit family domain-containing protein, producing the protein MASDHIRRWESGALAHAVTDPFGQGPVPWLRGSETYFDDTGHVVPWYVDPSPQQLADDRRRVPAQRSGGTGPRSADDVHRQIKGFTSTGAVAPGQAIDFHITVDPPQEFSVDIYRIGHYGGDGAAQITTSPRLSGIVQSPPLTADRTVSCHHWWLSWRLQVPPHWRIGAYVAVLTTVDGYRSHVPFTVRDDHPADLLLLLPDITWQAYNLYPEDGRTGASLYHAWDEKGRLLGEADAATTVSFDRPYAGAGLPLHVGHAYDFIRWAERYGYDIAYADARDLHAGRVDPGRYRGLVFPGHDEYWSVPMRRAVEDARDRGTSLVFLSANTMYWQVDLGPSPSGVPDRLLTCRKRKGPGKPVLWREIDRPEQQVVGIQYAGRVPEPHPLIVRNGGHWLWESTGAHEGDEIEGLVAGEADRYFPRTALPAHEERILLAHSPYTDTEGAIRHQETSLYRAPSGAWVFASGTFAWSPALDRPGHVDPRIQRATANLLDRICKRD; encoded by the coding sequence ATGGCCTCGGACCACATTCGCCGCTGGGAGTCCGGAGCGCTCGCACACGCCGTCACCGACCCCTTCGGGCAGGGCCCGGTGCCCTGGCTGCGCGGCAGTGAGACGTACTTCGACGACACCGGTCATGTCGTGCCCTGGTACGTCGACCCGAGCCCGCAGCAGCTCGCCGACGACAGGCGCCGGGTGCCCGCGCAGCGTTCGGGCGGCACCGGACCCCGCTCGGCCGACGACGTGCACCGTCAGATCAAGGGCTTCACCTCCACCGGCGCGGTCGCGCCGGGCCAGGCGATCGACTTCCACATCACGGTCGACCCGCCCCAGGAGTTCAGCGTCGACATCTACCGCATCGGGCACTACGGCGGCGACGGCGCCGCCCAGATCACGACCAGCCCGCGTCTGTCCGGCATCGTCCAGTCCCCGCCGCTCACCGCCGACCGTACGGTCTCCTGCCATCACTGGTGGCTGTCCTGGCGGCTGCAGGTGCCCCCGCACTGGCGCATCGGCGCCTATGTGGCCGTCCTCACCACCGTCGACGGCTACCGCTCCCATGTGCCGTTCACGGTCCGGGACGACCACCCCGCCGATCTTCTCCTGCTGCTGCCGGACATCACCTGGCAGGCGTACAACCTGTATCCCGAGGACGGCCGTACCGGCGCCAGCCTCTATCACGCCTGGGACGAGAAGGGCCGGCTGCTCGGCGAGGCCGACGCGGCGACCACGGTCTCCTTCGACCGTCCCTACGCGGGCGCGGGCCTGCCCCTGCATGTCGGCCACGCCTACGACTTCATCCGCTGGGCCGAGCGCTACGGCTACGACATCGCCTACGCCGACGCCCGCGACCTGCATGCCGGCCGGGTCGACCCGGGCCGTTACCGGGGCCTGGTCTTCCCCGGCCACGACGAGTACTGGTCGGTGCCGATGCGCCGGGCGGTCGAGGACGCTCGCGACCGCGGCACCTCGCTGGTCTTCCTCTCCGCCAACACCATGTACTGGCAGGTGGATCTGGGCCCGTCCCCGTCCGGCGTACCGGACCGGCTGCTGACCTGCCGCAAGCGAAAGGGCCCCGGAAAGCCGGTGCTGTGGCGCGAGATCGACCGGCCCGAGCAGCAGGTGGTCGGCATCCAGTACGCGGGCCGGGTGCCCGAGCCGCACCCGCTGATCGTCCGCAACGGCGGCCACTGGCTGTGGGAGTCGACCGGCGCGCACGAGGGCGACGAGATCGAGGGCCTGGTCGCCGGCGAGGCCGACCGGTACTTCCCGCGCACCGCGCTGCCCGCGCACGAGGAGCGCATCCTGCTCGCCCACTCCCCCTACACCGACACCGAGGGGGCCATCCGCCACCAGGAGACCTCGCTCTACCGCGCCCCGTCCGGCGCCTGGGTCTTCGCCTCCGGCACCTTCGCCTGGTCCCCGGCCCTGGACCGCCCCGGCCATGTGGACCCCCGTATCCAGCGCGCCACGGCGAACCTGCTGGACCGCATCTGCAAGCGCGACTGA